ttttgatgccttcagtgtgaagctacaatattcatagtcatgaaaataaagacaactctttgaatgagaaggtgtgtccaaacgtttggtctctACTGTATATTTCTCTAGATATTGTACTTTCAAACACTGTAGCAACATGTTCATTGAAGGTGGTATGTGAGGATACAATAAATTACAAATCCAAGTGCTGTtgttattatgaatatattatttaatattttcatattttattaaataatatttcggtctgttaagggttgtcctgtgaataccagcccaataaggcagtggtattaggataaaattgaaagggatgaaccaagctctggcattgttgaacagcaaaactctgcacacacatggaataaattcacacaatttcttaaatacaagaatttattagccaaaataagtcaactcaaagtcaaacatatttcaatcaacaaactctttactatgctaaaacaatccaactaaactaccaagcagaatgaaagaataaggaagactaatgggctacgtacaatataaacaagttgatcaaagatggttgaaaaccatgaccaaaagagtgatgcaacattaccatgcaatgtttatgtttgagaaccaaggattatcttgaagaatctggaattgaaattaatttagtcttgggactaacttaggcaataattggcatacctttcaatacaattaaattcagttttatttatatagcgctaatCCACAACTTtcgacaaccattcacaatgcaagatcggataaaatattatttaaataagataatattttaaagaatgatttgctaactgaaaccaaccttctggatgataaattctcaacagtgtttaattagctccctttatttattaaaataatatttaaagaaatattattttgaataagaaccaaatctttgagaaatgggcttaattgtgttacttagttatcaggtttagtaaaataatatttaatgaaatattattttactagattgacaactaaaaacctttttgggtaaataatCTTAGCAGGcaaacacgtgttcttagctgttagtagTTAAAGCTAAAAAAAGAAGCTTAAAGCTTATCAtccgaatcaaacacatacctttaaaatagcattaataaaagggttaaaatgcataagcatggacggcgcgttatggccaatcttctgtttaaaatcaccctttaaataaagtttgtctcaacttaaaaaaaaaagaaaaacaaaacacacaaactgagcacatgtgctgagcagataatctgctagcactaaaatggctgagtttcaacaaaaacaaaaacaaacgtcataaaacaaaaactgtttagattatttcattctaaactacttctctctgcccaaaacacaacctcttacatgaaccgtgctgaggaaaagtggtCTGGGTgacgaagttgaagaaaacatccacagagaacaaagggttagtttgcagctaacctctgtagctgtggggaggggcggctcgctctgtcggccggccaaactgcacgttgcTGCTGTAACCATGATGAtgtggtcccgttgtccttccttcagaacgggaaaaccgctccactcagcgtcgtagagacagggtctctgctgggaactctctggaacacagtttgcttctgtagacctcagaaagaaagtcTAGCAATGCTtctaccttaattacccccgttcatgaatgaatatcgAATACACAAACACCAATTCATTCCTACtgaacttagtgcatatgatcgtatgacactcttggatccagtttgaagagttatgtctgtttgccagcaaagagatattagcgcgctgtgtccctccgtccagttcgctggagacctgcgtggaagaggtccgTTTGTTGCAAActgggtttttattcggacaatgacgtcacgggaagtccactgttaccCTTTTTCCTGGCTCTGCTGGAAGTAGATTAatgctatttattttgaaagttccaggaaagtccatacaggcctttcattttgtagccatggctggggtcccaacattgCAAATAAGCAGTTCTTTGCTGCAGCTGTTACTAAGTTGTGCATATAATACAGCCATAATTGATTTTGAGGTTTGACTCAGGAGGGAAACCCTTCTAGTGACTGTTTAACAATCTGGACAAGCCAACCCCTGTTGCCAAAGGCACCCTCCGCCATTCAACACATGCAGGCAGAGGGAGGCAAGCCAAGATTATTTGTATGGCACATTTTGACAAGACAATTGAAAGTGCTTCACATGATGAAAAATtatacattgcagtggcatgataaaggaaagtaatgaaaagttaaaaaaaacttggactATAGACTGAAATTGATTAATTCACTCTTTCTTAACACtttcttaacataaaatcaTGCGTCATGCATCATGAGTCAACTCcttagaactgttctgacccatTATGTGtttcaaaaactaaatattcctttaaaatctCACCCACGTCTGGCCCCAGGTTTAGAGAATTCCTGATGCTCTTTACCTTGCTCCTAACTTCTTCTAGGAGAGCCCAGCTTAGCCACGGACTCTCAGGGAGGGATCTTTTACAGTGAACTGCTTCTCACTGTGGGCATCAGGGTCCTTTATGCTGTCTGTTCCAAGGTGGAAAATACTTATTGACCTTTATCCTTAACTTGCTAAGTTGCAGCCAAGTACTGGAAATCAGTTGCATTTGACCTACCCATTGTCAACATTTTGTTCATTGGGTGTTGATCTGAGCTATTTAATTCTGCAGAGGAAACACATCAGCTGAGCTCATATATGCAATTGTTTCTGCTCATCAGtacataattaataataaagcCATTGGTAACCTGTTATAATACCCAATAAATAAACTCATTTAGAAATAGAGTCCAGGTGAGTGTAATTTATTCCGAGTGTAAATCTAAAAGttctcaaaggtttgttagagaacattagtgaacaaacaacatcatgaggaccaaggaacacagcagacaggtcagggaggaagatgtggagaagtttaaagcaggaaaataatatttcaagctttaaacatctaacAGAGCTCCACTAATCCATCATCTGCAATATGTTAAAATGGGAAGACcaaacctatcaagacatgactgtccacctaaactgacaggcaaggagagcatcaaccagagaagcaaccaagggACCCATTGTAACCCTGCAGAGGTTACCTTGGAAAGACCTAAGAGAAAATTGATATTcatagatgctctccatctaaactttctgagcttaagctattttgcaaaaaagaatttggaaaatgtcagtgtctagatgtgcaaagttgttAGAGACGTAATTCAAAAGACCTTATACTGTAATTGCAAAGAAAAGTAGTTCTACTAAGTGTGGACTCCACAAACACCACACTTTTCcgatttttatttgaagtaaaTCAATGGTGATTCAAACCAGGGAAAATATACCGGTAATTCTTCATGAAGATGTTCCAGTTCTCAGAGCTGCTTAACAGGCTATTTAAGATTTAGAGGTAAATCCACTCAAGTCTTTGACAGGAGATCAGAGTTTTGTTGCCAAGCACCGGCTCATTGTgggtttctgtgaggacagttGTTTCTTCTTGGTGAGGTTGCTGCGAGCATCCCGCCCTGCCAAAAAGTAAAGAATGGGGTCCACACAGCTGTTGGCACTGGCTAAGGGTCGCGTCACCTTGTAGGCCATGCTGGCAGTCTCCAGCAAACTGCAGCTGATCTGATGAACACATATTGCATATCTAAGGAGCATTAAAGACAATGTAACGGAGTAAATATCTGAAACGTATTTGGGGCTTACCTTTGATGGATTGACCTGTCTCAGGTATCTAAATGAGTAGTAAAAACTCCTGGTGAGGTGGAAAGGAAGGAAGCACAGCATGAACGCTGCCAGCACAATAATGATCATCTTCACCGACTTCTGCTTTGACCGTTGGGCCGTTGGACCACCTCCTTCACCTTCAGCTCCCtggaaagacccccagccgggctCCAAAAGCTTCCGTACCATGAGGCCGTAGCAAACCATCACCACAATGAAGGGCAAGACAAACATGAGCACTGACACAACTGAGCTGTACACCAGGAAGTCATCAAAATGCTCCGGGCTGGTGGTGTCATAGCAGATTCGTTCTGTCTTTACATCCCTGGTAGAGGACAtacaaaaatacatataaagCTGCAGAAACAGAAAGGCAGGCTGTCAAATTGTGGGTGAGTAGGCTGTCAGTTCGTCCAGTTTTGACCCATTTAGGCATCATAAGATGAGAAGCCAGGCAGGAATTGCAAAATAAACAACAGTTTAATCACCTTGTTCTTGAAAAGTAGAGAATCGGAGCCTGGCATAATAAAACACAGGCCCACACCCCCACAGACACCAGCCTGGCCCGACGAGCACTGACCCAGCTCAGCGAGCGGACAGGATGGCAGATACCAACAAACCGATGGAGACTGATGCAGCACAGGAACAGAATAGAACCTGCCCAacagttaaatagtttaaattctTCATTTATATTTGCATGGGCAAAATTCATCTCCTAAAATTTATAAAGAAGAAAATTCTAAagacaaagaacacaagaagGTTTGATCAATGGAAGGCAAACATAAAGAAATCAGAGTAGCATTGAAGCTTCTCTCTTGTGTTGAATCTTTTGCGGTGGTGTTTAAGACTAATATTCCCTTTTATATGATTTTCCTTTGCACCACCACCTACTCTGTGCATTACATTTCAGATTCATGTGTTATGCTGTATCATAGGTGTGTGTAGCTTGTCCAGTACCATACAAGTTGGCATAAAACAGGAATCGTATCAGCTTGCAGAACGGTTCACTAAAGGGCCAGTCGTTCTCGTCGGCATAGTAATAGATGAGGAAGGGCAGAGTAAAGATGTAAAGCGTGTCGCACATCGTCAGGTTGAACATGTAGATGGTGAAAGGCTTCCAGCGCTTTGTACGGAAAACGATCACATAGAGAGCCATGGCGTTCATTGCCAGGCCAATGACGAAGACCAGGGCATAGCTGACAGGAAGGAGGATGAATTTAAAGTCTTCATTAAATACACAGATGGAGCTGGAGTTGGTGCGGTTATTCATGTTGATGTCAGAGAAGTCCATGTTGATGGTGAGAGCACCTGAGGGGAAGATTTACAAAATGCATGAGTTCACTTTAATATTTAGGCATTATTCAGACAGGAAATGTGCCGTCATTTTCTAGACAGCGTAGACACAGGAAATGTGCCGTCATTTTCTAGACAATATAGTTCACAGGAAATGTGCCGTCATTTTCTAGACAGTGTTTCAGGATGCTCATTTTGTCATTCTTCAGCTGCGCAGTTCAGAACAAATCATGCAGAAGCATGGTCAAAGTTACTCAGTAGAGCTTAAGTCATTTGATTGCCTACTTCCTTTGAGCTAGAAttaatgagagaaaaaaaattgaaagtcATATAGAATGGGGAAACAGAACAATATAATAATGTTGAATATGAATGATAAATCTGCACTTAATTAAattccattattgttttttcctGAATAAGTACAAGCATTGGTAGATTGTAAGATGTGGGTTTTATAGAACAGTTTTAGACAACATGTAAAACCTTTCTCTTCTTATTGATTCACGCTGTTTATAGTGTTGCAACACAATGTTTACTGGAGCTGTATTCATGTGCAAATAATCAGCCCTCATCCTCACAAACTTAATGCCTAAGTCTTCTGAAAACTCACAGCTGTGAGCAGAACAGAGGAATGACTTTCTAACTCAAACCAGACTCTCAAAGCTGTTTGTAGATTTTCTCTCTTGCAAGTTGTCCCATTGCCTCACTCAGCCTCAGTTGGTATTTCTACTCACTGACAAGCTCAAATCAGTCACgcattaacaaaaacacaactttttTAATGCAAATTTAGGGGCAAGCCTAACTAGATTCTCGGattaacaaaaactttaaattttctttgtctctttctatttactttgtaaaacctGTGGCTCCTGTTATATATTAGCACTCACCTCTTGCAGTTTCCTCTTTGGAACTGCTGCAGGTCAACTTTCAGAGATAACAGTTGAGAAGTATGGGGTTCCATTTGTGTCAAAATTAAGTACATGTAATATGTGCAGATGCTGTTGGTCTATGTTGTTGCTGTGTCTTTGGTTGATGTCTATTGTCTTGATGTTTTTGCCACGTGATGTTGCTGCATGCATATGTCCATCTTGCATATGTGTTTGATGTATATGTCCATCTTGCATATGTGTTTGATGCATATGTCTATGATGCATATGTGTTTGATGAATATGTTGCACATAGGTGTTGCATATGTCTGTAGCTGCTGCTGTGGTTATTACTCACTGCAATCTTGCCAATTCATTTCCAGTTAACTAGAGTACATcttgcatttgttttatgacGCTGTGGCCCCCTGTGGTTGGTTGATGTAGTTGTTTGCATGTCTGTAACTTCTGTGATTGGTCAATGTCATTGCTCTCTGCTGTTGGTCCATGCTGTTGGTTCATGTCGTTGGTCCTTGTCGTTGGTCAGTGGGGTTGTTGCCTGTTCCCCTCGTCATTAATAACTGTTGTAGTGCGCCATGTCTGATCTATGTATTTAGATAttacaaaaatattgttttttcaaCATCAGTGGTTTCaaaatctttatattttgcCCTTGCTCTATTTACTTCTGGCATTAAATAGGCCAGCACAGCGAGAAGATGGCGTTCTGGCGCAAATAGCCTCAGGATAATGATGGAGGGTCATTTTATAGgcctaaaacttttaaataacaCCATGGAGTTCAGTCTAGTTAatgtgtataaatgtgtgcCCACATTAGCAGTACTCAGGAGTATAGATCGGGCTCAGTGAATCCAGCTCGACCCGACCCGGGCCGGGCCCGAGGGTGTAAAAAGCCCGAACCGAGTTCGATCAGCAGATTTTAATTATGGGCGCAAGCCTGAAGGAAACCCAGTGCTACTGGATGCAGTCAGTCCATGCGGTGCCCACCACCGACTGATAGCGGTGTAACCGAGCGTTCCTTCAGAGTGCAGTGGGCTCCAAAAATAGTTTGAAGCCCAGTCCTGTAATGATCTATAGTTTAAAATATAGATCATTACAGGACTGGGCTTCAAACTATTTTTGGAGCCCATCAAGTGTTGAAAATGGGACTATGTTggcccttttaaaataaggcttactgaaactttcaaaataaaagcctcagtcttccagagttactcgTAAtgtttaagctgataatagcatacataatgattttagaatagccAGCAGATATATATAACTAACGGAACTAACCCAGacttgaaaggacaaccatgcagGACTTCAAAAGATGACCTAGACatactttacaaaataaaagtattcaaaTTTCACACAGTGATAATTGCAGCATTAGTCTTAACATTACTGCTGGGACTCAGTAATGGAAATTGTTCTtctttatcctttcaaaataaaatttactgatctttacaaaattaaagcctcaacattccttagttggggcTTGCCATAGCAACAGAGGGAGAGAAGTGAATGGGCTTGCTTCACTGCCTCCAATGTTATTGTAAAGAGTCACCTATTATTATCCACGTCTAAACTGGATTGTTTATTATGTATATTTATTGGGACCTACCATGGCATTTCTTCTTCATTGATAAtacaaaagtttaattttgtctATAAAATCTtgcctgttttgttttacaggaacaatttggatttaaaatgtACTGTCATATTTAGCTAAATATCACACTGACTGTATTAATCAAAGTGAAGGGGAAATTTACTTTGTGCCTGTCATGACCCCTGGCCCTTATGCTACTTAAACATTTGAATGTATGAAATCAGATCTGATTTAGCCCAAAACTTTGTAGTGACTACCCAGAGCCTCTGATCAAAGACAC
This genomic window from Girardinichthys multiradiatus isolate DD_20200921_A chromosome 18, DD_fGirMul_XY1, whole genome shotgun sequence contains:
- the p2ry2.1 gene encoding P2Y purinoceptor 2; amino-acid sequence: MDFSDINMNNRTNSSSICVFNEDFKFILLPVSYALVFVIGLAMNAMALYVIVFRTKRWKPFTIYMFNLTMCDTLYIFTLPFLIYYYADENDWPFSEPFCKLIRFLFYANLYGSILFLCCISLHRFVGICHPVRSLSWVSARRARLVSVGVWACVLLCQAPILYFSRTRDVKTERICYDTTSPEHFDDFLVYSSVVSVLMFVLPFIVVMVCYGLMVRKLLEPGWGSFQGAEGEGGGPTAQRSKQKSVKMIIIVLAAFMLCFLPFHLTRSFYYSFRYLRQVNPSKISCSLLETASMAYKVTRPLASANSCVDPILYFLAGRDARSNLTKKKQLSSQKPTMSRCLATKL